Proteins encoded together in one Bactrocera neohumeralis isolate Rockhampton chromosome 4, APGP_CSIRO_Bneo_wtdbg2-racon-allhic-juicebox.fasta_v2, whole genome shotgun sequence window:
- the LOC126754594 gene encoding uncharacterized protein LOC126754594: MDEQELFAHTRMNRKLYDTFLKLMAPSMCKFKEQIHAEERLSLTLLYFAYGIPFKKLAWSYKIGKTTVRNIVLETCEAIWEMLSPIYLSEPTQQQYKDITTDFAQMWNMPNCVGAIDGKHIAIKCPPNSGSTYYNYKKFFSIVLLAACDAKYTFTAISVGAYGSQSDGGIFHATRFGEDLLENRLPLPPDTPLPLSSHPFPYYFVGDCAFPLKNNLMKPYPGVNITRAQRIFNYRLSRARRVIENAFGILTARWRVLRTTMEF, from the exons atgGATGAACAAGAATTGTTTGCCCATACAAGAATGAATAGGAAGTTGTATGATACTTTTTTGAAGTTAATGGCACCTTCAATGTGTAAATTCAAGGAACAAATCCATGCCGAAGAGCGTTTGTCCCTCACACTTCT GTACTTCGCATATGGAATTCCTTTCAAAAAATTAGCATGGAGCTACAAAATTGGAAAGACCACTGTGAGAAACATAGTGCTGGAGACATGTGAGGCTATTTGGGAAATGCTTTCACCAATTTATCTGAGTGAACCCACGCAACAACAGTATAAAGACATCACGACCGACTTTGCGCAAATGTGGAACATGCCAAACTGTGTAGGTGCGATCGACGGAAAACATATTGCGATAAAATGCCCTCCAAATTCAGGATCCAcgtattataattataaaaagtttttcagcaTTGTGCTGTTGGCAGCATGTGATGCTAAATACACTTTTACAGCCATTAGCGTAGGAGCTTACGGAAGCCAGAGTGATGGAGGTATTTTTCATGCAACGAGATTTGGCGAAGATCTGTTAGAAAATCGTTTGCCACTACCACCTGATACTCCACTTCCGTTATCTTCCCACCCGTTTCCGTATTACTTTGTTGGAGACTGTGCCtttccattaaaaaataatcttatGAAGCCGTATCCAGGTGTAAATATAACAAGAGCTCAACGAATTTTCAATTATAGACTATCACGGGCAAGACGCGTTATTGAAAATGCGTTTGGAATTTTGACAGCGAGGTGGAGAGTGCTAAGAACAACAATGGAGTTTTAA
- the LOC126754651 gene encoding uncharacterized protein LOC126754651, which produces MRYIAAFDGASIDVTTANADVMKNLLAESTTMGTKTIFNIEQEKALISYILQASDINYGISLMELRKLAYEFARKVGASYPDPWNDNQQASKDWQLAFIKRHKNLSLRTPDK; this is translated from the exons atgcgttatattgcagcatttgatggtgcgagcatcgacgttactactgccaatgccgatgtaatgaagaatttgctggctgaaagcacgacgatgggcacaaaaaca atcttcaacatcgaacaagagaaggcgctgataagctacattctccaggccagcgacatcaactatggaattagtttgatggagcttcgtaagctcgcgtatgaatttgctcggaaagttggcgcgtcgtatccggatccatggaacgacaatcaacaggcgagtaaggattggcagttggcgttcataaaacgccacaaaaatttgtcactgcGAACACCAGACAAGTAA